The Sulfurospirillum oryzae genome segment CGTAGCCAAAACCTTTGATCGCTTTACTTTCTTTAAACTCTATTTCATTTGCAATATTGCCAGATTCATAGTAGAGTTTGGCTTTACCTTCTGCTTTATTGTTTTTAAACGGTGTTTCACTTTGAAGTTTTCCAGATTCGTAATAGATCTTGGCTATGCCTTCTGCTTTATCATTCTTGAATAGAGTTTCACTTTGGAGCTTTCCAGACTCGTAATACTCTTTTTTAAGACCTTCTATTTTGTCATTCTTAAAAGGTGTCTCGCCATGAAGTTTTCCAGAGATGTAATAGGTTTTACCCATACCCTCTCTGATGCCATTTTTAAAAGGTGTCTCTCCTCGCAATTCTCCTGTCTCATAATAAAACTTGCCTATACCATTAGCAGGATTTTGTGTTTTAGTCTCAACCAATACACCATCAGATCTTTCATCTAAGTCACCATACTCATAAATTTTTTCAGTGGCGAAGAGTGATAAACTTAAAAAAAGTAACATCCATAATTTCATGCTTTATCTCCGTGTAATGCTTTTTTGTGTGCAATCTTAGCATTTTAAATTCAACGATACGCTTTAAATTCAGATGAGCAATACAATTAAAAGATATTTTTAATGGGTTCCGGCTAAATTCGTATAGTCGATTTTTATTTGATACCCAACACCATTGATATTTTCAAAAAAGTCAATTTGACATATTTCTCTTATTCGGTAGATGACCATTTGAAGTTTTTTAAGATTGATCTCATCGTCCCAGAGGGTTGCATACAGTTTTTCATAGCTAACACAGGTGTTTTTGTGATCGCAAAGGGTTTGGATCAGTTTTAATGCATTGGAACCAATTTTGATAATTTCATCATTTTTATACAGTAAATTAGTTTCATGGTTAAAATAAAATCCACCTATGATTTTACTTATTTTTGTAATTCGACAATGATTTTGTTTTGCACTTAGGAGAGAAATAATGGCGAAAATTTCTCTTTCATTGTAAGGTTTGATGATATAACCATCGGCTTTTGCATCCATTGCATAACTTATCATTTCATCATCTGCATAGGCTGTTGTAAACACAATGGAACAGTTACTGATATTGCGAATATCAATCGCTACTTCACAACCACTTTTACAACCTTTAATCATGATGTCCATTAAAACTAAATGAGGATTGTGTTTGCGAATACTTTCTAAAGCTTCTACGCCATTATCGACAATATCCACGACATTCCAGCCCTTTTTTTCTAAAATCATTTTTAGGTATTCAGCTGCAATTAATTCATCTTCTACGATTAGTATTTTATACATTTGAACTTCTCTTATAAATTATTTTGTAGCATAGTCCATGTTTGTAGGAAATTTTTAAATTTCCTTTTAATTGCTTAACATTCAAATTAACTAATTTTAGACCGAAATTTTGTATCTTATTGAGATCATATCCTATGCCATTGTCAAAATATGTTAATAAAATATTATTCTTATGGCTGTTCAAAACAATGACGATTTTTGGATTTTTAGTCTCTTTAAATGCGTATTTAAAGCTGTTGGTGACAAGTTCATTGATAATTAAACCTATGGGGATGATTTCATTGAGCGAAAGTTCTATCTCTTGAGACTTAAAGACTATTTTGACATGGTCATTGATGGTGCTTTGAATGTTTAAATATAATTTTTCTATAAAGCGCTTGGCATTGACTTTTTCAAGATCATTAGAGACATAAAGCATTGAATGAACCATTGCCATAGCGTCTATTCTATTTTTGCTAGCTTGAATGATTTCTTGAGTTTTTTGGTCTTCTTGTTCAGCTTGTATGGCGAGCATTGAAGAGACGATATTGAGGTTATTTTTGACTCTATGATGGATTTCATTGTAGAGCAGATCTTTTTTATAATTTGAGTTGATAAGTCTTTTATAGGCATCAATGCGCGTTGTTTCGTAATAGATGGCAAAGACAAACGTAATTAATAAAATAGATATAAAATTTGGGATAGCCACTTCATTATGCAAAAAAACACTTACATGTAAAGATTCTTGATAATAAAAAAGTGCTAATACTAAAAAAAGTAAGAAAGTAATGCTAAATATGAGTCCTCGTTTCCAGCTAAAAAGAGAAAATGTAGCCAATATGAAAGGAAATATAAACCCAGGTGTGTAATCATCAAAATGATATATAAAGACAACAGCGATTGTTTCGACGGCAAGTATCATCAAAATAGCATACGAAGCATGATCATATTTACCTTTTTGATAAAAAATAAAAAATGATAATGTAACAAGTATAAACATTGTTGATGTAAAAGGAACACTTTTGTAATCCTGATAGTATGTATCTAGAAGGATATGGATAGAAAAAATAAAAAAACATACGGCATGAATAACCAATATGAGTTTTTTTCTTCTTTCCTCAGTGGCTCTTTTGATTTCGGCGCTGAATGGTAAATTAGATGCTTTCATGGCTTAAATTTATCAAGTTTTAACTTAAATCATACATAGTAAGACTTTTATAATATAGTGTGACTAAAATGTGGTTTCTGTTTTATATAATTCATTGTAAAGAAAGCATATTGTACGCGTGTATATACTTATGAATTACGTCTA includes the following:
- a CDS encoding toxin-antitoxin system YwqK family antitoxin — translated: MKLWMLLFLSLSLFATEKIYEYGDLDERSDGVLVETKTQNPANGIGKFYYETGELRGETPFKNGIREGMGKTYYISGKLHGETPFKNDKIEGLKKEYYESGKLQSETLFKNDKAEGIAKIYYESGKLQSETPFKNNKAEGKAKLYYESGNIANEIEFKESKAIKGFGYDEKGNKVQMSNTELDSISNSN
- a CDS encoding response regulator; its protein translation is MYKILIVEDELIAAEYLKMILEKKGWNVVDIVDNGVEALESIRKHNPHLVLMDIMIKGCKSGCEVAIDIRNISNCSIVFTTAYADDEMISYAMDAKADGYIIKPYNEREIFAIISLLSAKQNHCRITKISKIIGGFYFNHETNLLYKNDEIIKIGSNALKLIQTLCDHKNTCVSYEKLYATLWDDEINLKKLQMVIYRIREICQIDFFENINGVGYQIKIDYTNLAGTH
- a CDS encoding sensor histidine kinase, coding for MKASNLPFSAEIKRATEERRKKLILVIHAVCFFIFSIHILLDTYYQDYKSVPFTSTMFILVTLSFFIFYQKGKYDHASYAILMILAVETIAVVFIYHFDDYTPGFIFPFILATFSLFSWKRGLIFSITFLLFLVLALFYYQESLHVSVFLHNEVAIPNFISILLITFVFAIYYETTRIDAYKRLINSNYKKDLLYNEIHHRVKNNLNIVSSMLAIQAEQEDQKTQEIIQASKNRIDAMAMVHSMLYVSNDLEKVNAKRFIEKLYLNIQSTINDHVKIVFKSQEIELSLNEIIPIGLIINELVTNSFKYAFKETKNPKIVIVLNSHKNNILLTYFDNGIGYDLNKIQNFGLKLVNLNVKQLKGNLKISYKHGLCYKIIYKRSSNV